A part of Oncorhynchus clarkii lewisi isolate Uvic-CL-2024 chromosome 17, UVic_Ocla_1.0, whole genome shotgun sequence genomic DNA contains:
- the LOC139370295 gene encoding transcription initiation factor TFIID subunit 5-like has protein sequence MAAVQDGQLNMEVEKDIKTEITNDGSGNINANSSSPGSTSSGGKSKSPAGSGEDQQTLLAVLQFLKRNKLTESVDILRREAGLSADADDSPVSDSAGAGSGGVPNVSADGGDANSLLSRVSIATPVAPPATAPPKVVAASGGEDQPDVNVVLSAYSQQGDPVLYPLYYNGLKKFIESVLDCHRAELSQVFYPLFVHMYLELVYNNHENEAKQFFEKFSGDQECYYEEDLRILSSMSKKEHMKGNETMLDFRTSKFVLRISRDSYQLLKRHLQERQNNQIWNIIQEHLYIDIFDGMPRSKSQIDAMSGSLAGEGKRDANKAKVFYGLLKEPEIEVPLDDEDEEAENEEGKPKKKKPKKDSMGSKSKKQDPNAPQQTRIPLPELKDSDKLDKIMNMKEATKKIRLGPDNLPSICFYSFLNAYQGLTAVDFTDDSSLIAGGFADSTVRVWSVTPKKLRRVKSAADLSNIDKESDDVLERIMDEKTASESKILYGHSGPVYGISFSPDRNYLLSSSEDGTVRLWSLQTFTCLVGYKGHNYPVWDTQFSPYGYYFISGGHDRVARLWATDHYQPLRMFAGHLADITCTLFHPNSNYVATGSADRTIRLWDVLTGNCVRILTGHKGPIHSLAFSPNGKFMASGATDGRVLLWDVGHGLMVGELKGHTDTIYALKFSRDGEILASGSMDNTVKLWDTLKAFDDVELDDFTAATGHIHLPENSQELLLGTYMTKSTPVIHLHFTRRNLLLAAGAYNP, from the exons ATGGCGGCTGTGCAAGATGGTCAGCTCAATATGGAGGTCGAAAAAgacataaaaacagaaataacaaaCGATGGGTCTGGAAACATAAATGCAAACTCTTCGTCACCCGGTTCTACGTCTTCAGGCGGTAAATCGAAATCTCCAGCGGGATCGGGTGAAGATCAACAGACACTGCTCGCGGTGTTGCAATTTCTCAAGAGGAATAAATTGACCGAGTCGGTCGACATTTTGCGGCGAGAAGCGGGCTTATCTGCAGATGCAGATGATTCCCCTGTATCCGATTCGGCAGGAGCTGGATCGGGTGGCGTCCCAAATGTCAGTGCTGATGGGGGGGATGCCAACTCTCTCCTCAGCCGAGTGTCAATCGCCACCCCCGTCGCACCCCCGGCCACCGCACCCCCAAAAG tggtggcagcatcaggtggGGAAGACCAACCAGACGTCAACGTTGTCTTGTCGGCCTATAGCCAGCAGGGGGACCCTGTCCTCTACCCACTCTACTATAACGGCCTGAAGAAGTTTATAGAGTCTGTCCTGGACTGCCACAGAGCTGAACTCTCCCAGGTCTTCTACCCACTGTTTGTCCACATGTACCTGGAGCTGGTCTACAACAACCACGAGAATGAGGCTAAACAGTTTTTTGAAAA GTTCAGCGGTGACCAGGAGTGTTACTACGAGGAGGACCTCCGCATCCTCTCCAGCATGTCCAAGAAGGAACACATGAAGGGAAACGAGACCATGCTGGACTTCAGGACCAGCAAGTTTGTCCTCCGCATCTCCCGAGACTCCTACCAG CTACTGAAGAGGCACCTGCAGGAACGTCAGAACAACCAGATCTGGAATATTATACAGGAACATCTCTATATTGATATCTTTGACGGGATGCCTCGGAGTAAAAGTCAGATTGATGCCATGTCGGGCAGTCTGGCTGGGGAGGGCAAGAGAGATGCCAACAAAGCCAAG GTGTTCTATGGTCTTCTGAAGGAGCCAGAGATCGAGGTACCTCTGGACGATGAGGATGAGGAGGCAGAGAACGAAGAGGGCAAACCCAAGAAGAAGAAACCGAAGAAGGACAGCATGGGCTCCAAGAGCAAGAAACAGGACCCCAACGCACCCCAACAAACTAG AATCCCCCTCCCCGAGCTGAAGGACTCTGACAAGCTGGACAAGATCATGAACATGAAGGAGGCCACTAAGAAGATCCGTCTGGGCCCAGACAACCTACCCTCCATCTGTTTCTACTCCTTCCTCAACGCTTACCAG GGTCTGACAGCGGTGGACTTCACAGATGACTCCAGTCTGATCGCGGGGGGCTTCGCTGACTCCACCGTTAGGGTGTggagcgtcacacccaagaaacTACGCCGGGTCAAATCTGCAGCAG ACCTGAGTAATATTGATAAAGAGTCTGATGACGTGTTGGAGAGGATCATGGATGAGAAGACGGCCAGTGAGTCTAAGATCCTGTACGGACATAGTGGACCAGTATACGGCATCAGCTTCAGCCCTGACAG GAACTACCTGTTGTCCAGTTCTGAGGACGGTACGGTCAGACTGTGGAGTCTGCAGACGTTCACCTGTCTGGTGGGGTATAAAGGACACAACTACCCTGTCTGGGACACTCAGTTCTCACCCTATGGTTACTACTTTATCTCTGGGGGACATGACCGAGTCGCTCG TCTGTGGGCGACTGACCACTACCAGCCCCTGCGTATGTTCGCTGGTCACCTGGCTGACATCACGTGCACCCTCTTCCACCCTAACTCCAACTACGTGGCCACGGGTTCAGCTGACCGTACCATCCGCCTCTGGGACGTCCTGACTGGAAACTGTGTCCGCATCCTCACGGGTCACAAG GGTCCCATTCATTCCCTGGCCTTCTCCCCCAATGGGAAGTTCATGGCCTCGGGGGCAACTGACGGCAGGGTTCTACTGTGGGATGTTGGTCACGGCCTGATGGTCGGAGAGCTGAAGGGACATACTGACACCATCTACGCCCTCAAGTTCAGCAGGGACGGAGAGATACTAGCCTCAG GCTCAATGGATAACACTGTTAAACTGTGGGATACACTGAAGGCCTTTGATGATGTGGAGCTGGATGACTTCACCGCAGCAACAGGTCACATCCATCTACCAGAGAACTCCCAGGAGCTGTTGCTAGGCACCTACATGACCAAGTCCACCCCTGTCATTCACCTGCACTTCACCCGCAGGAACCTACTGCTGGCTGCAGGGGCCTACAACCCATGA